From the genome of Streptomyces sp. NBC_00659, one region includes:
- a CDS encoding alpha-ketoglutarate-dependent dioxygenase AlkB gives MATHLQGSLFDQTDELRPGPLNGLRRTRLGDGAWIDLLPGWLSGADELFARLAAEVTWRAERRQMYEQVVDVPRLLAYFRAEDPLPHPVLDEARDALSAHYAEELGEAFTTAGLCYYRDGRDSVAWHGDRIGRGAREDTMVAIVSVGAPRDLLLRPRGGGDTVRRPLGHGDLIVMGGSCQRTWEHAIPKTARAAGPRISVQFRPDGVN, from the coding sequence ATGGCCACGCACCTCCAGGGCTCCCTCTTCGACCAGACCGACGAACTCCGTCCCGGCCCCCTGAACGGGCTGCGGCGCACGAGGCTGGGCGACGGCGCCTGGATCGACCTGCTGCCCGGCTGGCTGAGCGGAGCCGACGAGCTCTTCGCCCGCCTCGCCGCCGAGGTCACGTGGCGGGCCGAACGGCGCCAGATGTACGAGCAGGTGGTGGACGTACCCCGGCTGCTCGCCTACTTCCGGGCGGAGGATCCGCTGCCGCACCCGGTCCTGGACGAGGCCCGGGACGCGCTGTCGGCGCACTACGCCGAGGAGCTGGGCGAGGCGTTCACCACGGCCGGGCTCTGCTACTACCGGGACGGGCGCGACAGTGTGGCCTGGCACGGGGACAGGATCGGCCGGGGCGCCCGCGAGGACACGATGGTCGCCATCGTGTCGGTGGGCGCCCCGCGTGATCTCCTGCTGCGGCCGCGCGGCGGCGGGGACACGGTCCGGCGCCCGCTGGGCCACGGCGACCTCATTGTCATGGGCGGCTCCTGCCAGCGCACCTGGGAACACGCGATCCCCAAGACGGCGCGGGCCGCGGGACCCCGGATCAGCGTCCAGTTCCGCCCGGACGGCGTGAACTGA
- a CDS encoding SDR family NAD(P)-dependent oxidoreductase, giving the protein MTTTLITGANKGLGFETARRLVAAGHTVYVGSRDAERGRRAAAELGARPVVVDVTDDASVAAAARTIEADGGLDVLVNNAGVEGRAEGNSVTGAAEVTAGMMRELFETNVFGVVRVLHAFLPLLQRSAAPVVVNLSSGLASLARITDPAGPAHAYPGVAYPASKTAVNTITVQYAKAFPGIRVNAVEPGFTATDLNGNTGIQTVREGAEIIVRMALIGPDGPTGGFFDAAGPVPW; this is encoded by the coding sequence CCCGCCGGCTCGTCGCGGCGGGCCACACCGTCTACGTGGGCAGCCGGGACGCGGAGCGCGGACGGCGCGCGGCCGCGGAACTCGGGGCGCGCCCGGTCGTCGTCGATGTCACCGACGACGCGTCCGTCGCCGCCGCGGCCAGGACCATCGAGGCGGACGGCGGCCTGGACGTCCTGGTCAACAACGCCGGCGTAGAAGGGCGCGCCGAAGGCAACAGCGTGACCGGGGCGGCGGAGGTGACCGCCGGGATGATGCGCGAACTGTTCGAGACGAACGTGTTCGGCGTCGTCCGGGTCCTCCACGCCTTCCTGCCCCTGCTCCAGCGGTCGGCCGCCCCGGTCGTGGTGAACCTCAGCAGCGGCCTGGCCTCGCTGGCCCGGATCACCGACCCCGCCGGCCCGGCCCACGCCTACCCCGGTGTCGCCTATCCGGCGTCCAAGACCGCCGTCAACACGATCACCGTGCAGTACGCGAAGGCGTTCCCCGGGATCCGCGTCAACGCCGTGGAGCCCGGTTTCACCGCTACCGACCTGAACGGCAACACCGGGATCCAGACCGTGCGGGAGGGCGCCGAGATCATCGTGCGCATGGCGCTGATCGGCCCGGACGGACCGACCGGCGGCTTCTTCGACGCGGCGGGCCCCGTCCCCTGGTGA